A segment of the Hypnocyclicus thermotrophus genome:
TCTAACTTATAAATGTTACCAAAAAAAATATATAAAATCAAGGTGATTATTTAAATTTTACTAATCTCCTTGATTTTTTTTATTTATAAAGATATTTTTTTTAATATTTCTTTTTCTTTTAAATTTAAATTTACTAATATTATACCTATTATTAATAAAAGAATTACTGGATAAAATACATATATATATGAACCGAATGTATCTTTTATAATTCCTGAAATTATTCCAGCTAATAGAGCTCCTATTCCATAAGCTAAAAACATTACTCCATAGTTTTGTGAATAATTTTTACTTCCAAATATTTTACTTGTAGCTGCTGGAGCAATAGATAGCCACCCACCAAGATTTAACCAAAACATAGAAAAACTTATAATATAGGCAATTATACTATGTTCTCCTGTTAAGATAACAATTATAGAAGAAATTAGTAATATAAAATATGAAACATTTATACTTATTTTTACTCCAAATTTATCTACTAATATTCCAAATAAAGGTCTACCAATTCCGTTAAAAATAGCAAAGAAAGATACATATATAGCTGCTTGTTTTGGCGATATATTTAGTAAATTTTGAGCAAATGGACTACTTATTCCTATTATCATTAAGCCTACAAAAGTTCCGATTGTATAAGTAATAAATAAGATATAAAATTCTTTTGTATTTAACATTTCTTTTAAAGTATAATTTTTTGATT
Coding sequences within it:
- a CDS encoding L-lactate MFS transporter, with protein sequence MLKKKHLYIPLGILIFMTLGTIYSWSVFRKPLQIALNLNATESGLPYTIFLMCYALTMPIAGSFLDKIGPRLTIIFGGILVGIAWFLSSYATNIGFLIFTYGVLGGIGVGIVYGAPMSVAAKWFPNNKGLAVGATLAGFGLSPFITAPLASNLIEKFGIFSTFKILGIVFIVINVILALPFEYPKENTYNLIKENKKSKNYTLKEMLNTKEFYILFITYTIGTFVGLMIIGISSPFAQNLLNISPKQAAIYVSFFAIFNGIGRPLFGILVDKFGVKISINVSYFILLISSIIVILTGEHSIIAYIISFSMFWLNLGGWLSIAPAATSKIFGSKNYSQNYGVMFLAYGIGALLAGIISGIIKDTFGSYIYVFYPVILLLIIGIILVNLNLKEKEILKKISL